The Triticum dicoccoides isolate Atlit2015 ecotype Zavitan chromosome 6A, WEW_v2.0, whole genome shotgun sequence genome has a window encoding:
- the LOC119315888 gene encoding uncharacterized protein LOC119315888: protein MPRRHRPAVARTSTPMDGRKSSGNCQIGQSKRRGNRRSARSKQPSTPMEGLKPRKNCQIGQSEGRGNHRAAGSKQATAEISPGCCVHCPAAAAAPARTQGRPKAEQDRPRRGAGGWERDKSPSSAPPPPPSTATPLSPPPASPLAWEGRRVLLPPPRRAGKP from the exons ATGCCAAGGCGGCACCGCCCCGCTGTGGCTCGCACTTCCACCCCCATG GATGGTCGAAAATCTAGCGGAAATTGCCAAATCGGCCAGAGCAAGAGGCGTGGCAATCGTCGGAGCGCCCGCTCCAAGCAACCTTCCACCCCCATG GAGGGGCTAAAACCTAGGAAAAATTGCCAAATCGGCCAGAGCGAGGGGCGTGGCAACCATCGGGCCGCCGGATCCAAGCAAGCGACGGCCGAGATCTCCCCAGGGTGCTGCGTGCACtgccccgcggcggcggcggctccggctcggACGCAAGGCCGCCCAAAAGCGGAGCAGGATCGCCCCCGACGC GGAGCGGGGGGTTGGGAGCGGGACAAATCTCCCTCGTCAGCACCTCCACCACCACCGTCCACCGCCACCCCGCTCTCGCCCCCTCCAGCCTCGCCCCTCGCGTGGGAGGGACGCCGTGTCCTCCTGCCCCCACCGCGCCGCGCGGGGAAACCCTAG
- the LOC119317093 gene encoding transcription initiation factor TFIID subunit 3-like, producing the protein MAADGADSDLEEQLKDVGARLQEAPDDSDGLLKLLYDIEKYLLRVEQSPAASTFAAVRPAMDALIKNELLTHPNAEVKLAIASCISEVTRITAPEAPYDDNIMRDLFSIIVGTFQNLDDIESPSFARRISILETVAKVRSCVVMLDLELDDLILQMFNHFFTTVTSNQPEIVISSMVTTMKLVIDESEEIQTALASYLLQKARNEERETSPASFELAEKVISSCEDGKLKPIFLQLLQVQGTPLDDYSKIVTLVCEGDKVVREDNNVDPSGKDTVDDGKLSERTISDELPQESSKLEQDGTPTTAISSGATLVDHGEANQGPFSPKGQASPKGSASPKGSASPKGPVSPKGPVSPKGSASPKGKPEQPEDTKDADQLKSANDGVEPVDAKPKKPSDLDSDKDLKLKPCKSVATPHSNVDVDKEAHVVSGELSADKKVVNGVADNVPKRADTTPDVVKPKRGRPPGPKSSEKKAARNNQSSDLDLKKAEEAMDSTGKLTKRSAKDDIKASTKKTGEGESSKKQQKPSLKQHKEEVLSEEDTTKDMTLKEMVSPKSLTKGSGRTKGQSGENNVVKRKREQDTEETPRSRKDKGLDGSLVGSRIKVWWPDDEMFYKGVVDSFDTHSKRHKVAYDDGDVEVLLLRDEKWDFISEEEGKTPDVPSERRGRKGRGITLLPVKEEKIETPKSDGVELPKKRGRPKGWRPNNGGTPSTTPSKSKGKTAVKDAKGTPKTAVEIKKEGKEKATGSANKTKDDLAKDSSNQKLKEVGSKSGDGSVKGRPGRKPKSAATSTPVAGSGSGSVQEKRKEKEEKEEAEASEMEQEASGKGASSTGKKRRRKA; encoded by the exons ATGGCGGCGGACGGGGCGGACAGCGACCTTGAGGAGCAACTCAAGGATGTCGGCGCCCGCCTGCAGGAGGCGCCCGACGACTCCGACGGCCTGCTCAAGCTCCTCTAC GACATCGAGAAATATCTGTTGAGAGTGGAGCAATCACCTGCAGCAAGCACATTTGCTGCTGTTCGCCCAGCAATGGATGCCCTGATCAAGAACGAACTTTTGACTCACCCTAATGCCGAGGTCAAACTTGCTATAGCATCTTGTATATCTGAGGTTACAAGGATCACTGCACCCGAGGCTCCGTATGATGACAATATTATGAGG GATTTGTTTTCCATAATTGTGGGGACTTTTCAGAATTTAGATGATATTGAGAGCCCGTCCTTTGCAAGGAGGATTTCAATTCTCGAGACTGTGGCAAAGGTCCGGTCGTGTGTGGTCATGTTAGACCTTGAGTTGGATGATCTGATTCTGCAGATGTTTAACCATTTTTTCACAACTGTGAC ATCAAACCAACCAGAAATTGTCATATCATCTATGGTAACAACAATGAAACTTGTAATAGATGAGAGTGAAGAAATACAGACAGCGCTTGCATCGTATCTTCTTCAAAAGGCTAGAAATGAGGAGAGG GAAACGTCTCCAGCATCTTTTGAACTTGCAGAGAAGGTGATCAGCTCATGTGAAGATGGGAAGCTAAAACCAATATTCCTGCAGTTACTTCAAGTTCAAGGCACTCCCTTGGATGACTACAGCAAAATTGTCACGCTGGTTTGTGAAGGTGATAAGGTTGTCAGGGAAGACAACAATGTTGATCCTTCTGGAAAGGACACG GTGGATGATGGCAAACTTTCGGAAAGGACTATTTCTGATGAACTGCCTCAG GAATCTTCAAAACTGGAGCAAGATGGTACTCCGACTACTGCTATTAGTAGTGGTGCAACTCTGGTTGATCATGGTGAGGCTAATCAAGGACCATTTTCTCCAAAAGGACAAGCGTCTCCAAAGGGATCAGCGTCTCCAAAGGGATCAGCGTCTCCAAAGGGACCAGTGTCTCCAAAAGGACCGGTGTCACCAAAAGGATCAGCGTCACCAAAAGGGAAGCCTGAACAGCCTGAAGACACAAAAGATGCTGATCAGTTGAAATCTGCTAATGATGGTGTAGAACCTGTTGATGCAAAGCCCAAGAAGCCATCTGATCTTGATTCAGACAAAGACCTGAAGCTCAAACCCTGCAAGTCTGTGGCTACTCCACACTCTAATGTTGATGTTGACAAAGAAGCTCATGTAGTATCTGGAGAGTTATCTGCAGACAAGAAGGTAGTCAATGGAGTGGCTGATAATGTACCAAAGCGTGCTGATACCACACCCGATGTAGTTAAGCCAAAACGAGGCCGACCTCCTGGACCAAAGTCATCAGAGAAAAAGGCTGCTAGAAATAACCAATCTTCAGATTTAGATTTGAAGAAGGCTGAGGAGGCTATGGATTCAACTGGGAAGTTAACAAAGCGATCAGCTAAGGATGATATCAAAGCTTCCACAAAAAAGACTGGTGAAGGAGAATCATCAAAGAAGCAGCAAAAACCCAGTTTGAAACAGCACAAGGAAGAAGTCCTCTCTGAGGAGGACACCACCAAGGATATGACTCTAAAG GAAATGGTCTCTCCGAAGTCTCTGACCAAGGGGTCAGGTAGAACCAAGGGTCAAAGTGGGGAGAATAATGTGGTGAAGAGGAAGCGTGAACAAGATACTGAAGAG ACTCCTCGCTCAAGGAAGGACAAAGGTCTGGATGGAAGTCTAGTTGGTTCAAGGATCAAAGTATGGTGGCCAGACGATGAGAT GTTTTACAAGGGTGTTGTTGACTCATTTGATACCCATTCCAAAAGGCACAAG GTTgcatatgatgatggagatgtAGAGGTACTGCTGCTTAGGGATGAAAAATGGGATTTCATCAGTGAG GAAGAAGGCAAAACTCCTGATGTACCATCTGA GCGCCGTGGCCGAAAAGGGAGAGGAATCACGCTGCTGCCAGTGAAGGAAGAGAAAATAGAAACACCTAAAAG TGACGGAGTGGAGCTTCCAAAGAAAAGGGGCCGTCCGAAAGGTTGGCGCCCCAACAATGGTGGCACACCGTCTACAACTCCCAGCAAATCAAAGGGGAAAACTGCTGTCAAGGATGCCAAGGGGACACCTAAAACTGCTGTTGAGATTAAGAAAGAAGGCAAGGAGAAAGCCACTGGATCAGCTAACAAGACGAAGGATGATTTAGCTAAAGACAGCAGCAACCAGAAGCTGAAGGAGGTTGGGAGCAAATCTGGCGATGGATCTGTGAAGGGTAGGCCTGGGCGGAAACCAAAAAGCGCTGCCACTAGTACTCCAGTGGCGGGTAGTGGATCTGGATCTGTTCAAGAGAagcggaaggagaaggaggagaaggaagagGCTGAGGCATCTGAAATGGAGCAGGAGGCATCTGGCAAGGGGGCGTCTTCAACTGGAAAGAAGCGCAGAAGGAAGGCTTAG